A genomic window from Astatotilapia calliptera chromosome 12, fAstCal1.2, whole genome shotgun sequence includes:
- the idua gene encoding alpha-L-iduronidase → MMVWKTFTFLALLLCISETSSASYVITADVQRPTGDLKHFWRSTGFCPPLPHTQAHEYDLSIDQQLNLAYVGSVPHGGIQQVRIHWMLELVTAQDIGGKPQYNFTRLDRLIELLWMNGLQPGFELMGSVSNYFTDFEDKSQVVEWRNLVYLIAKRYIDKYGLGSVSRWNFETWNEPNNHDFDNVTVSIQGFLNYYDACSEGLRAASTLLRFGGPGDSCHPHPHSPYCWAMLQHCYNGTNYFTGETGVRLDYIALHKKGGGYSFPILQQEIKTVGEIQERFPKFRSLPVYNDEADPLVGWSRPQEWRADVTYAAMVVKIINQHQDMLMANPNSTINYTLLSNDNAFLSYHPHPFTQRTLTARFQVNNTQPPHVQLIRKPVLTVMALLALLGETQLLAQVVNSSGGHNGTLGVLASSHKPVMPGGSDSWQAAVLVYNSEDNSTSTITDDVTVSLKGLPAQNGLMYVTYYLDNNVTNPYELWQNTGSPDYPTAEQLRRLRSVEGPHTDGPLDVPAGDSLILKAKLPVPSVLLIHVCARPKAVPDQVNGLRFIRITKGQVLIIWSDHCVNSKCIKTYEVELSTGGKAFGKISTQNTIFTSYVYSPVDQEVSGLYRVRAVDYWGRPGEYSLPERYSEEH, encoded by the exons ATGATGGTGTGGAAAACGTTTACATTTCTAGCTTTGCTCCTTTGCATTTCCGAAACTTCAAGCGCTTCCTATGTTATCACAGCTGACGTGCAAAGGCCGACAGGAGATCTTAAACACTTCTGGAGAAGCACTGGTTTCTG CCCCCCGCTCCCTCACACGCAGGCCCACGAGTATGACCTGAGCATTGACCAGCAGCTGAATTTGGCCTATGTGGGCTCTGTTCCTCATGGAGGGATCCAGCAGGTCAGGATACACTGGATGCTGGAGCTGGTGACTGCACA agatattggaGGAAAACCTCAATATAACTTCACTAGACTGGACCGGCTGATAGAGCTATTATGGATGAATGGCCTTCAACCAG GATTTGAACTGATGGGAAGTGTCTCTAATTACTTCACTGATTTTGAGGATAAATCACAAGTGGTCGAGTGGAGAAATCTGGTTTATCTCATAGCCAAGAGGTACATTG ACAAATATGGCCTGGGAAGTGTTTCTCGATGGAACTTTGAAACATGGAATGAGCCCAACAACCATGACTTTGATAATGTTACTGTCTCAATTCAAG GGTTTCTAAACTACTATGACGCCTGTTCTGAGGGTCTGCGTGCTGCCAGTACACTCCTGAGGTTTGGAGGTCCAGGAGACTCTTGTCACCCCCATCCACACTCCCCGTACTGCTGGGCCATGCTGCAGCACTGCTACAACGGCACCAACTACTTCACTGGAGAGACTGGGGTCAGACTGGACTATATAGCCCTGCACAAAaag GGAGGAGGCTACTCCTTCCCCATCCTCCAGCAGGAGATCAAGACTGTAGGAGAGATCCAAGAGCGTTTCCCTAAGTTTCGCAGCCTGCCTGTTTACAATGACGAGGCTGATCCTCTGGTAGGGTGGTCCAGGCCTCAGGAGTGGAGGGCTGATGTGACCTATGCTGCAATGGTGGTAAAG ATTATAAACCAGCACCAGGATATGTTGATGGCAAACCCAAACAGCACCATCAACTACACCCTGCTGAGCAACGACAATGCCTTCCTCAGCTACCACCCACACCCCTTCACCCAGCGCACATTGACCGCCCGCTTCCAGGTCAACAACACTCAGCCGCCTCATGTTCAACTCATCAGGAAGCCCGTCCTCACAGTCATGGCCCTGCTGGCTTTGCTAG GAGAGACCCAGCTTCTGGCTCAGGTTGTGAACTCATCAGGAGGCCACAACGGCACACTGGGAGTTCTCGCCAGTAGCCACAAACCCGTAATGCCCGGTGGCTCAGACAGCTGGCAGGCAGCAGTGTTGGTGTACAACAGTGAGGACAACAGCACCTCTACCATCACCGACGATGTCACTGTCTCACTGAAAGGACTGCCTGCACAAAACG GTCTAATGTATGTCACATATTACTTGGACAATAATGTAACCAACCCTTACGAGCTGTGGCAGAACACGGGGAGCCCTGACTACCCCACAGCAGAGCAGCTCAGACGCCTCAGGAGTGTGGAG GGCCCCCACACTGACGGACCCTTGGACGTTCCTGCAGGAGACAGTCTGATTTTGAAAGCCAAATTGCCGGTGCCCTCCGTCCTCCTCATCCACGTCTGTGCCCGGCCGAAAGCTGTGCCAGACCAG GTCAACGGGTTACGCTTCATTAGGATCACTAAAGGTCAAGTCCTTATTATCTGGTCTGACCACTGTGTCAATTCAAA ATGCATCAAAACATATGAAGTGGAATTATCCACAGGCGGCAAGGCATTCGGCAAAATCAGCACCCAGAACACTATTTTTACTTCTTATGTTTATTCACCAG TGGACCAGGAGGTTAGTGGTCTGTACAGAGTTCGAGCTGTGGACTACTGGGGAAGGCCCGGCGAGTACTCGCTGCCAGAGAGATATTCAGAGGAGCATTAG
- the LOC113033838 gene encoding purpurin-like encodes MNFQIFALVMMLLACVEHSLASCVVDSFTVKQDFDPKRYAGKWYALQKKDPEGLFLQDNISAEYTVGDDGSMVASSRGRVTLFGFWVVCADMAAQYTVPDPGNPGKMFMDYQGLASYLSSGGDNYWVIDTDYDNYAITYACRTLKDDGTCEDGYALVFSRNPRGLPPAIQRVVRQKQEEICMAGQFQPVLQSGAC; translated from the exons ATGAATTTTCAAATCTTTGCTCTGGTGATGATGCTTCTGGCCTGTGTGGAGCACAGCCTGGCCTCCTGTGTGGTGGACAGCTTCACAGTCAAACAGGACTTTGACCCCAAAAGA TACGCAGGGAAGTGGTACGCTCTGCAGAAGAAAGATCCTGAGGGTTTGTTCCTGCAGGACAACATCTCTGCTGAGTACACGGTTGGCGATGATGGCTCCATGGTGGCCTCCTCCAGAGGCAGAGTCACTCTCTTTGG GTTCTGGGTTGTCTGTGCTGACATGGCTGCTCAGTACACAGTCCCTGACCCTGGCAACCCTGGTAAAATGTTTATGGACTACCAGGGCCTGGCCAGTTACCTGTCCAGTGGCG GTGACAACTACTGGGTCATTGATACAGACTATGACAACTACGCCATCACCTATGCCTGCCGCACCCTGAAGGATGACGGAACCTGCGAGGATGGCTATGCTCTAGTCTTCTCCCGCAACCCCCGTGGCCTCCCCCCTGCCATCCAGAGAGTGGTCCGCCAGAAGCAGGAGGAAATCTGCATGGCCGGACAGTTCCAGCCTGTGCTGCAGTCCG GAGCTTGCTAA
- the LOC113032924 gene encoding potassium voltage-gated channel subfamily V member 2-like, which yields MGSTRKVDSIPNRRQSLFPNYKVTDSDLNRRPSEIVYPLAKESCVKTWNSLQELSRDIYDIYAEYEDEEDDSTPYGFTKHISPSKKNYVININVGGKPYKIAYKMAAKYPKTRIGRLATYTDHNMKLDLCDDYIVTSNEYFFDRDPDVFHSIFNFYRTGVLWIKDELCPRNFLEEINYWGVRIKTTHRCCRIAFEERQDELNDQLKIQRELEAEIEIEENEELFHDMFMGQMRRAIWNLMEKPFSSVQAKLMAVASSLFVLISLVAMTLNTVQEMQYRTASGHLSGKTYWECVESMCITFFTMEYLLRLISTPDLSSFSRSVLNTVDLIAILPQYLQCILEIFDSQDNYVKHEADMQAVGQVGKLGQVLRIMRLMRIFRILKLARHSTGLRAFGFTLRQCYQQVGCLFLFIAMGIFSFSAMVYTVEHDMPHTNFTSIPHAWWWAAVSISTVGYGDVYPETMLGRIFAFICIAFGIILNGLPISILFNKFSDYYSKLKSNQYTASLKNRGKVKFGKRTVKTLEHCFGNHQCHAH from the exons ATGGGGAGCACCAGGAAGGTGGACAGCATACCGAACAGGAGACAGAGTCTCTTCCCCAACTACAAAGTCACAGATTCTGATCTTAATCGAAGACCTTCTGAGATCGTTTACCCACTAGCAAAGGAAAGCTGCGTGAAAAcgtggaactctctgcaggagctcAGCAGGGACATCTACGACATTTATGCAGAGTATGAGGACGAAGAGGATGACAGTACTCCATACGGCTTCACCAAGCACATTTCCCCCTCCAAGAAGAACTATGTGATCAATATTAATGTAGGAGGGAAGCCCTACAAGATAGCCTACAAGATGGCAGCGAAGTACCCCAAGACCAGGATAGGGAGACTGGCCACGTACACAGACCACAACATGAAGCTGGACCTGTGTGATGACTACATAGTGACCAGCAACGAGTACTTCTTTGACAGGGACCCAGATGTCTTTCACAGCATCTTCAACTTCTACAGGACGGGAGTGCTCTGGATCAAGGACGAGCTGTGTCCCCGCAACTTTCTGGAGGAGATCAACTACTGGGGCGTGAGGATCAAGACCACCCACCGCTGCTGCCGCATCGCCTTCGAGGAGAGGCAGGACGAGCTCAACGACCAGCTGAAAATCCAGAGGGAGCTGGAGGCAGAGATAGAGATAGAGGAGAACGAGGAGCTGTTCCACGACATGTTCATGGGCCAGATGCGGCGAGCCATCTGGAATTTGATGGAGAAGCCTTTTTCATCTGTGCAGGCCAAGCTGATGGCTGTGGCCTCCAGTTTGTTTGTCCTGATCTCCCTGGTGGCCATGACCCTCAACACGGTACAGGAGATGCAGTACAGAACTGCTTCAGGTCACCTCAGCGGCAAGACATACTGGGAGTGCGTGGAGTCCATGTGCATCACCTTCTTCACCATGGAATACCTGCTGCGTCTCATATCCACACCCGACCTCAGTTCCTTCAGCAGGAGCGTGCTCAACACCGTGGACCTAATCGCAATCCTGCCTCAGTATCTGCAGTGCATTCTGGAGATCTTTGACAGCCAGGATAATTACGTGAAGCATGAGGCTGACATGCAGGCGGTGGGGCAGGTGGGAAAGCTGGGGCAAGTGTTGAGGATCATGAGACTGATGCGGATCTTTCGGATCTTGAAGCTGGCGCGTCACTCCACGGGTCTGCGGGCGTTTGGCTTCACCCTGCGACAGTGCTACCAGCAAGTGGGCtgcctcttcctcttcatcgcCATGggcattttcagcttttctgcTATGGTTTATACCGTGGAGCACGACATGCCACACACAAACTTCACCAGCATTCCTCATGCATGGTGGTGGGCAGCT GTCAGCATCTCCACTGTGGGTTACGGAGACGTCTATCCAGAGACCATGCTAGGCCGTATTTTTGCCTTCATCTGCATTGCTTTTGGAATCATCCTCAATGGCCTGCCCATATCTATCCTCTTCAACAAGTTCTCAGACTACTACTCCAAACTCAAGTCCAACCAGTACACCGCCTCCCTGAAGAACCGAGGGAAGGTGAAATTTGGCAAGAGGACGGTGAAAACCCTGGAACACTGCTTTGGAAACCACCAATGTCATGCACACTGA